From the genome of Chloroflexota bacterium, one region includes:
- a CDS encoding metal-sensitive transcriptional regulator, translated as MDEATRRLVNRWRSIEGHARGVERMIADEAYCTDILKQTLAIQGAIERVNAAILERHLQTCVAAAIRSDDPAERERVIRELLDVMKGTGHLRRVASTGEVLESVAEALAGDGPVPQPAPREAAPA; from the coding sequence ATGGACGAAGCGACCCGGCGACTTGTCAATCGCTGGCGGTCAATCGAGGGGCACGCGCGCGGCGTCGAGCGCATGATTGCGGACGAGGCCTACTGCACGGACATCCTCAAGCAGACGCTGGCGATTCAGGGCGCCATCGAGAGGGTCAACGCCGCCATTCTCGAGCGCCACCTCCAAACCTGCGTCGCCGCCGCCATCCGCAGCGACGATCCCGCAGAGCGCGAGCGCGTCATCCGCGAGCTGCTTGACGTTATGAAGGGAACGGGACACCTGCGTCGTGTCGCGTCGACCGGCGAAGTCCTCGAGAGCGTGGCCGAGGCCCTTGCCGGCGACGGACCGGTCCCGCAGCC
- a CDS encoding DUF2298 domain-containing protein, whose product MTRREACAGARRAGPIDQALWLLALVAFAVLGVPWARLAFGRLTTRGLALAAPVGFFLFHYVAWLGLFTGWFRNGQLYAWAALAVFAAVTVVLAWLMEADLRELWPRRRVWVWGVAALLVTYGVGVGMRWLNPEIAGTEKPMDLALLSATMRSTAFPPLDPWFAGGTINYYYLGYSMGGALAHLAGATPAVAYNLYLATLLALLVVGVGSAAYDLAAMLGAGPRRALRAAIGSVLVGVVAGNLAITRAVVTEEFRGQTGFWPGIGWNASRVIERQPVDGVADKTINEFPAFSFILGDLHPHVMALPFTVVAAGLALQGVAAWWRPGAVRGWTPWAGTLLAGLVVGGLYGLNAWDLPTYLVLVIGAALLAHLAGPGARAWGRLLAHAALMVVAAAVAWLPYSLNVTLLSEGLGVVPTRTLALHFLQVFGLLGLLAVGGLVALLADGSRSTRAWLGASLVVAALAVLVTGGEIVGVLLVVLALAAAVMGRRQTALGPFAMGLLIAAAVGLMLVVELVHVDDFFGPPYVRMNTVFKVHYQAWALLAIAAGPALLVTWRKLSDAGGAGWSVVRAGYASVVAVLLVLALSYSAVALRDKAADSEVSGTIDGLALAEHLHADDLAAARWLARNAGDAAVVLEAPGTPYSEMSRIATWSGVPTVIGWTQHEQLWRGSIPDIGERAEDVDRIYATSDAAEAVQLMRRYGVTHVVFGRIERARYDAEAASRLRAYLEPVAQFGGTMIFAGPAAP is encoded by the coding sequence TTGACGCGGCGCGAGGCGTGCGCCGGGGCACGGAGGGCCGGACCGATCGATCAGGCGCTCTGGCTGCTTGCACTGGTCGCGTTCGCCGTGCTGGGGGTGCCCTGGGCGCGCTTGGCCTTCGGACGGCTGACTACCCGCGGACTCGCCCTCGCCGCCCCCGTCGGGTTCTTCCTGTTTCACTACGTCGCCTGGCTCGGGCTGTTCACCGGCTGGTTCCGCAACGGCCAGCTCTACGCCTGGGCCGCGCTCGCCGTCTTCGCGGCCGTCACGGTGGTGCTGGCCTGGCTCATGGAGGCGGACCTGCGCGAGCTCTGGCCCCGGCGACGGGTTTGGGTGTGGGGCGTGGCGGCGCTCCTCGTCACCTACGGCGTCGGGGTAGGGATGCGCTGGCTCAACCCCGAAATCGCCGGCACCGAAAAGCCCATGGACCTCGCGCTGCTCAGCGCCACCATGCGGAGCACGGCCTTCCCACCGCTCGACCCGTGGTTCGCGGGCGGGACGATCAACTACTACTACCTGGGCTACTCGATGGGCGGCGCGCTGGCGCACCTGGCCGGCGCCACGCCCGCCGTGGCCTACAACTTGTACCTCGCCACGCTGCTGGCCCTGCTGGTGGTGGGCGTCGGCTCGGCGGCCTACGACCTGGCCGCCATGCTCGGCGCCGGGCCGCGGCGCGCGCTGCGGGCGGCGATCGGGTCGGTGCTCGTCGGGGTCGTCGCCGGAAACCTGGCGATCACGCGCGCCGTGGTGACCGAGGAGTTTCGCGGCCAGACGGGCTTCTGGCCCGGCATTGGGTGGAACGCCTCGCGGGTCATCGAGCGGCAGCCGGTCGACGGTGTGGCCGACAAGACGATCAACGAGTTCCCGGCCTTTTCCTTCATCCTCGGCGATCTCCACCCCCACGTCATGGCACTGCCCTTCACCGTCGTGGCCGCCGGCCTGGCCCTGCAGGGCGTCGCGGCCTGGTGGAGGCCCGGCGCTGTCAGGGGCTGGACGCCGTGGGCCGGCACGTTGTTGGCGGGACTTGTGGTCGGCGGCCTCTACGGGCTCAACGCGTGGGATCTGCCGACCTACCTCGTCCTCGTCATCGGCGCGGCGCTTCTGGCGCACCTGGCCGGGCCGGGGGCTCGCGCCTGGGGCCGGCTGCTCGCCCACGCGGCACTGATGGTCGTGGCTGCGGCCGTCGCCTGGCTTCCGTACAGCCTCAACGTCACCCTGCTCAGCGAGGGACTGGGAGTGGTGCCCACGCGCACGCTGGCGCTGCACTTCCTGCAGGTCTTTGGTCTGCTGGGACTGCTCGCCGTGGGCGGGCTGGTCGCGCTGCTGGCGGATGGCTCGCGGTCGACGCGGGCCTGGCTCGGCGCGAGCTTGGTCGTCGCGGCGCTGGCCGTGCTGGTCACGGGCGGGGAAATCGTGGGAGTCCTCTTAGTCGTGCTGGCCCTTGCGGCGGCGGTGATGGGGCGGCGGCAAACCGCGCTGGGACCGTTTGCCATGGGCCTTCTGATTGCGGCTGCGGTCGGCCTGATGCTGGTGGTCGAGCTGGTGCATGTGGACGACTTTTTCGGACCGCCCTATGTCCGCATGAATACCGTATTCAAGGTGCACTACCAAGCCTGGGCGTTGCTGGCGATTGCCGCGGGTCCGGCGCTGCTGGTCACCTGGCGCAAACTCTCCGACGCCGGCGGCGCGGGGTGGTCGGTGGTCCGCGCCGGCTATGCCAGCGTGGTCGCGGTGCTGCTGGTGCTGGCGCTGAGCTACTCCGCGGTCGCCCTGCGTGACAAGGCGGCCGACAGTGAGGTCAGCGGCACGATTGACGGTCTGGCGCTGGCCGAGCATCTGCACGCCGACGATCTGGCGGCGGCGCGCTGGCTGGCGCGAAACGCGGGGGACGCGGCCGTCGTTCTGGAAGCGCCGGGTACTCCGTACAGTGAGATGTCACGCATCGCAACGTGGTCGGGCGTGCCGACCGTGATCGGCTGGACGCAGCATGAACAGCTCTGGCGCGGAAGCATTCCCGACATCGGCGAGCGCGCCGAGGACGTCGATCGAATCTATGCCACGTCGGATGCCGCGGAAGCCGTGCAACTCATGCGCCGCTACGGCGTGACGCACGTGGTGTTCGGTCGCATCGAGCGGGCGCGCTACGACGCCGAGGCGGCGTCTCGCCTCCGCGCCTACCTCGAGCCAGTGGCGCAGTTTGGCGGCACCATGATCTTCGCGGGTCCGGCGGCTCCGTGA
- a CDS encoding TIGR03663 family protein: MTGEQTLEVGRSDEIRAWLAGPAGFGLSRGEVLLYLAILALAAGLRFYDLGERTFHHDEAIHAKESVEMIRGKQYRYDPAYHGPLLYFTNTLFFMAVGHDDVTARVIPALVGVATVAALILLRPELGRVGTPLAMTAMTLSTAFLYYSRFVRNDIYVALFTLVLVGALVRYMAQPRRRWIYIAWVALGLSFVTKENTYIHGVLLVGLLAAFGLVAWAAARRPSRQALPVVGAIHSAMTHLRRDAEHLVYGFLIFVLIAFLFYTSFLTNLTGFRDAFVDSVNYWAGVHESERVNQPWFYYPMFLLVYEPFALLVGAFALTRLTTARTPLPWILALWGVVGMGIYSTLGEKAPWLVLHVMWPFLVLASWYAGRRLESGQPAILRAAMAVMVVGLFAWTVRFGVPTTYERGDVPIDFVMYVQTSPDALKGVAAIEASGQATGDANYVRAVVENEFAWPLAWYLRNYPNIAYEKEVTLEQALSSQVVLLKKETSAHLRLDTHGYSSEVLPLRRWFPEFAYRGWTIGFLGKFLNDPTARQTFWEWLVLRERTPVPIGSFDYVLHIRDGMDMQSVQPVGEALK; the protein is encoded by the coding sequence GTGACCGGCGAGCAAACCCTGGAAGTCGGGCGATCGGACGAAATCCGCGCTTGGCTGGCGGGTCCCGCGGGCTTCGGGCTGAGCCGCGGCGAGGTGCTGCTGTACCTCGCGATTCTGGCGCTGGCGGCCGGACTGCGGTTCTACGACCTCGGCGAGCGGACCTTTCACCACGACGAGGCCATTCACGCCAAAGAATCCGTGGAGATGATCCGCGGCAAGCAATACCGCTACGACCCCGCCTATCACGGGCCGCTGCTGTATTTCACCAACACGCTGTTCTTCATGGCGGTGGGCCACGACGACGTCACGGCGCGCGTGATCCCGGCCCTGGTCGGCGTGGCGACGGTGGCGGCGCTGATTTTGCTGCGTCCCGAGCTGGGACGCGTCGGTACGCCGCTGGCGATGACCGCCATGACGCTCTCGACGGCGTTCCTCTACTACTCGCGGTTCGTTCGCAACGACATCTACGTCGCGCTGTTCACGCTCGTGCTCGTCGGGGCGCTGGTGCGCTACATGGCCCAGCCGCGCCGCCGCTGGATCTATATCGCCTGGGTCGCGCTGGGGCTCTCATTCGTCACCAAGGAAAACACCTACATCCACGGCGTCCTACTGGTCGGGCTGCTGGCCGCGTTCGGGCTCGTGGCGTGGGCCGCGGCGCGCCGCCCGTCGCGGCAGGCCTTGCCGGTGGTGGGCGCGATTCACTCGGCCATGACCCACCTGCGCCGCGACGCGGAGCACCTCGTCTACGGCTTCCTCATCTTCGTGCTCATCGCGTTCCTCTTCTACACCTCCTTTCTGACAAACCTCACCGGATTTCGCGACGCCTTCGTCGACTCGGTGAACTATTGGGCGGGCGTGCACGAGTCCGAGCGCGTCAACCAGCCGTGGTTCTACTACCCGATGTTTCTCCTGGTCTACGAGCCGTTCGCGTTGCTGGTGGGCGCGTTCGCACTCACCCGCCTGACCACGGCGCGCACGCCGCTGCCCTGGATCCTGGCCCTGTGGGGCGTCGTCGGCATGGGCATCTACTCGACGCTCGGCGAGAAGGCCCCCTGGCTGGTGCTGCACGTCATGTGGCCCTTCCTGGTGCTGGCAAGCTGGTACGCCGGACGGCGGCTGGAATCGGGCCAGCCGGCCATCCTGCGCGCCGCCATGGCCGTCATGGTCGTCGGTCTATTCGCCTGGACCGTGCGCTTCGGCGTGCCGACCACCTACGAGCGGGGAGACGTGCCCATCGACTTCGTCATGTATGTGCAAACGTCGCCGGACGCGCTCAAGGGCGTCGCCGCCATCGAGGCCTCCGGCCAGGCCACCGGGGACGCGAACTACGTGCGGGCGGTGGTCGAAAACGAATTCGCCTGGCCGCTGGCGTGGTACCTGCGAAACTACCCCAACATCGCCTATGAGAAGGAAGTGACCTTGGAGCAGGCGCTCAGCTCGCAAGTTGTGCTGCTGAAGAAAGAAACGTCGGCGCACCTGCGCCTGGATACCCACGGCTATTCCTCGGAAGTCCTGCCGCTGCGGCGCTGGTTCCCCGAGTTCGCCTACCGCGGCTGGACCATTGGGTTTCTGGGCAAGTTCCTCAACGATCCCACGGCCCGCCAGACCTTTTGGGAGTGGCTCGTCCTGCGCGAGCGAACGCCGGTGCCCATCGGCAGCTTTGACTACGTGTTGCACATCCGCGACGGCATGGACATGCAGTCCGTCCAGCCCGTCGGCGAGGCGCTCAAGTGA